In Syntrophomonas wolfei subsp. wolfei str. Goettingen G311, a single window of DNA contains:
- a CDS encoding AbrB/MazE/SpoVT family DNA-binding domain-containing protein yields MSQVKTKGENPMIKKRISVSQKRQITIPIEFYNSVGIDKEVECYVQNNAIVIRPVRESGGEFDEQILADLISQGLSGQELLDKFKETRRQVRPAVERLLEEARLAAEGHASSDNYEDVFGSEAD; encoded by the coding sequence ATGTCTCAAGTTAAAACCAAAGGAGAAAATCCTATGATAAAGAAACGCATCTCGGTGTCTCAGAAACGCCAGATAACCATACCGATTGAGTTCTATAACAGCGTCGGCATTGACAAGGAAGTAGAATGCTATGTCCAAAACAATGCCATCGTCATCCGTCCCGTTCGGGAAAGCGGCGGAGAATTTGACGAACAGATTTTGGCTGATTTAATATCCCAAGGTCTTTCCGGACAAGAACTGCTAGATAAGTTTAAGGAAACCCGTCGCCAAGTTCGTCCCGCTGTGGAACGCTTGCTTGAGGAGGCCCGTCTTGCAGCTGAGGGCCACGCATCAAGCGATAACTATGAAGATGTCTTCGGCTCGGAGGCAGACTGA
- the rnr gene encoding ribonuclease R, with the protein MINRDSILDCMHKESYKPLSYHELKAVFGIKDVDEDIKFSKIVGKLEKEGEIVKTRAGKFGLPEMMNLVKGIIHISKKGFGVLVPDKAGLGEVFVYGKKLNGAMHNDRVMVRIQEKGYNGQRPEGTVIRILARNTRELVGTFTKGRHLLQVVPDDSRQIYPIYVKASRKWKAKEGDKVLVRISSWPERDKVAEGKIVEVLGRKGEAGVDLKVLAKKHGLRLEFPDNVMEEARNVAVEVNAEEISRRRDLREWRMVTIDGEDAKDLDDAVSIEKTSKGYKLGVHIADVSHYVKEDCKLDREAFKRGTSVYLIDKVLPMLPVELSNNICSLNPQVERLAISCIMDIDSWGQVVDYEIVKSVIQINERMTYSDVNRILADNPPALKERYGELVEDFFLMKELSDILRRSRLNRGMLDFDFPESKVIVDEEGFPLEVKRAERGPGEMLIEDFMIKANEVVAEHLHNLGLPVLYRVHEKPDEEAISELNKVLAVFGHKIKGHKVSPMLFQGILADIKGQPEEQMISLMILRSMKHASYLPEPRGHFGLASPYYCHFTSPIRRYPDLIVHRVLSSLLDGGMTTRKKSSLEKKMTIYGEQSSLQEMKAEEAERELLDVKKAQYMSQFVGDEFSARISSVQAFGFFVALENTVEGLVHISSIADDYYLFSDRTYTLRGRHSGRKFAIGDQVRVQLVRVDVDEGKIDFELLQDE; encoded by the coding sequence ATGATAAATAGGGATAGCATACTCGATTGTATGCACAAAGAAAGCTACAAGCCGTTGAGTTACCATGAACTAAAAGCGGTTTTTGGCATCAAAGATGTCGATGAAGACATTAAATTCAGCAAGATCGTGGGGAAACTGGAGAAAGAGGGAGAGATCGTTAAAACCCGGGCCGGAAAATTTGGCCTGCCGGAAATGATGAACCTGGTCAAAGGGATAATCCATATCAGCAAAAAGGGCTTTGGCGTTTTAGTACCTGATAAAGCAGGCCTTGGAGAGGTATTTGTCTACGGCAAGAAGCTCAACGGGGCTATGCATAATGACCGGGTGATGGTAAGGATACAGGAAAAGGGATATAATGGTCAGCGACCAGAGGGTACGGTCATCAGAATCCTGGCCCGCAATACCCGGGAACTGGTTGGGACCTTTACCAAAGGCCGCCACCTGCTGCAGGTGGTTCCGGATGATTCCCGGCAGATTTACCCTATCTATGTTAAAGCCTCGCGTAAATGGAAAGCCAAAGAAGGAGACAAGGTATTGGTCAGGATCAGCTCCTGGCCTGAACGGGACAAGGTGGCTGAGGGTAAAATCGTGGAAGTGTTGGGACGCAAGGGAGAAGCGGGTGTTGATCTTAAAGTTTTGGCCAAAAAACATGGTCTGCGCCTGGAGTTTCCCGACAATGTGATGGAAGAAGCTCGTAATGTAGCCGTTGAGGTCAATGCGGAAGAGATATCCCGGCGCCGCGACTTGCGGGAATGGCGTATGGTCACCATTGATGGTGAAGATGCCAAGGATCTGGATGATGCTGTTTCCATTGAAAAAACTTCGAAAGGCTACAAGCTGGGGGTGCATATTGCTGATGTCTCCCATTATGTTAAAGAAGACTGCAAGTTGGACCGGGAAGCCTTTAAGCGCGGCACCAGTGTTTACCTGATAGATAAAGTTCTGCCCATGCTGCCGGTGGAATTATCCAATAATATTTGCAGCCTCAATCCTCAGGTCGAGCGCCTGGCTATAAGCTGTATAATGGATATTGATTCCTGGGGACAGGTAGTGGATTACGAGATCGTAAAGTCGGTAATCCAGATAAATGAACGCATGACTTACAGTGATGTAAACCGTATTCTGGCCGATAATCCCCCGGCTTTAAAGGAGCGCTACGGGGAACTGGTAGAGGATTTCTTCCTGATGAAAGAACTATCTGATATCCTGCGCCGTTCCCGCTTAAATCGGGGGATGCTGGATTTTGATTTCCCCGAAAGCAAGGTGATAGTAGACGAAGAGGGTTTTCCCCTGGAAGTCAAAAGAGCCGAGCGCGGTCCGGGTGAAATGCTGATAGAAGATTTTATGATAAAAGCCAATGAAGTGGTAGCGGAACACCTGCATAATCTGGGGCTTCCCGTCTTGTATCGGGTCCATGAAAAACCGGATGAAGAAGCTATAAGCGAGTTAAACAAGGTGTTGGCGGTATTTGGGCATAAGATAAAAGGACATAAAGTCAGCCCCATGCTTTTTCAAGGGATACTGGCTGACATTAAAGGCCAGCCGGAGGAGCAAATGATTTCCTTGATGATTTTACGCTCCATGAAACATGCTTCCTATCTGCCCGAGCCCCGGGGTCATTTTGGTCTGGCTTCCCCCTACTACTGCCATTTTACCAGTCCTATCCGGCGTTATCCCGACCTTATAGTTCACCGGGTGCTCAGCAGCCTTTTGGATGGGGGTATGACTACCCGTAAGAAGAGCAGCCTGGAAAAGAAGATGACTATTTATGGAGAACAATCCAGCCTGCAGGAGATGAAAGCCGAGGAGGCGGAAAGAGAGCTCCTGGATGTGAAAAAGGCCCAATATATGTCCCAGTTTGTAGGTGATGAATTCTCAGCTCGCATCTCTTCCGTGCAAGCCTTTGGTTTTTTTGTAGCCCTGGAAAACACCGTAGAGGGTCTGGTGCATATCTCCAGCATAGCTGATGATTACTACCTGTTTAGTGATCGTACCTATACTCTGCGTGGCCGGCATAGCGGGAGAAAATTTGCTATCGGCGATCAAGTTCGGGTGCAACTGGTTAGAGTGGATGTGGATGAAGGCAAGATCGATTTTGAATTGCTCCAGGATGAGTAA
- a CDS encoding transposase, which translates to MFKPNNDHLQGKVFSDFQRFNSVVAKRLKNSWSMVFYEQVFCLIREELFAPLYSLEWGRPNFPINILVGLEIIKHLFDYTDQELLDQYYFNYQVQYALGIENIGEIYLGERTLYNFRERVVRYSKEYPEKEALAFQQFEILTRNFLGLVGLKTDELRIDSTLISPNIKKAGRLSLAHDVLAQAVRAIPVAYRSENLNKVLEDSFKNKLLYQTKNSQLDSRLQAVLDLMSEIYVLSQNHKTIADLEKVKILLRFLNEQANCDENSGRFKAKASKEVSSDSLQSAYDTDATYRDKAGKKESGYTATFTETCNSENDVQIIVDYTVEPNNKSDVEIFQDRMDIIKDNTNASDIYADGGYYGENVINKANSKGIEIQLHYTDMTGKTAPEGQLPAHHFVFNKDMEMVQCPGGQIPSSSKYNSKTKITTSHFPKEVCNNCPHRCNCPLKEQKRDMVVRISKKSILASQVRETVNDPHIKHENISKRAAIEGTNSAIKGCQGAKRLRVRGKIKCTLQIGFKVIGHNFKQIFRALTKQIKKPKIKTKGLLCPNPN; encoded by the coding sequence TTGTTTAAGCCAAATAATGATCATCTTCAAGGAAAAGTATTTAGCGATTTCCAGCGGTTCAACTCCGTTGTAGCTAAACGGCTTAAAAATTCCTGGTCAATGGTATTTTATGAACAGGTCTTCTGCCTTATTAGAGAAGAACTATTTGCTCCGCTCTATAGTTTGGAATGGGGAAGGCCCAACTTTCCTATCAATATACTAGTAGGCCTGGAGATTATTAAACACTTGTTTGATTACACTGACCAGGAACTGCTAGATCAGTACTATTTTAATTACCAGGTACAATATGCTCTGGGAATAGAAAATATCGGTGAAATATACTTGGGAGAACGGACCTTGTACAACTTTCGAGAGAGAGTGGTTCGTTATTCCAAAGAATATCCCGAAAAGGAGGCTCTGGCTTTTCAACAGTTTGAAATACTTACCCGGAATTTCCTTGGTTTAGTCGGGCTTAAAACTGATGAACTACGCATAGATTCCACTTTAATTAGTCCCAATATCAAGAAAGCCGGTCGTCTTTCCCTGGCTCATGATGTACTGGCACAAGCAGTAAGAGCCATACCCGTCGCTTATCGCAGCGAGAATCTAAACAAAGTACTGGAAGATTCCTTCAAGAACAAATTATTATACCAGACCAAGAATAGCCAGTTAGACAGTAGATTACAGGCTGTACTGGATTTAATGAGTGAAATATATGTCCTATCCCAAAACCATAAAACTATCGCTGATTTAGAAAAGGTGAAAATCCTGCTGCGCTTCCTCAATGAACAGGCTAATTGCGATGAAAACAGCGGGCGATTCAAAGCCAAAGCAAGCAAAGAAGTCAGTTCCGATTCACTACAATCAGCGTATGATACAGATGCTACTTACCGGGATAAGGCCGGGAAAAAAGAATCGGGTTATACAGCCACATTCACCGAAACCTGTAATAGCGAAAATGATGTTCAGATTATAGTTGATTACACAGTCGAACCCAATAACAAGAGCGATGTAGAAATATTTCAGGACCGTATGGATATTATCAAAGATAATACCAATGCCAGCGATATTTACGCTGATGGCGGTTACTACGGAGAGAATGTGATAAATAAAGCCAACTCCAAAGGTATAGAAATCCAGCTCCATTACACTGATATGACTGGCAAAACAGCCCCCGAAGGACAGCTACCAGCTCATCACTTTGTCTTTAACAAAGATATGGAAATGGTACAGTGTCCGGGAGGCCAAATTCCCAGCAGCAGCAAGTACAATAGCAAAACCAAGATAACTACTAGTCATTTTCCTAAAGAAGTCTGTAATAACTGTCCTCATCGGTGCAATTGTCCTCTAAAGGAACAGAAGAGAGATATGGTAGTAAGGATATCCAAGAAATCCATACTGGCATCTCAAGTACGGGAAACAGTAAACGATCCTCACATAAAACACGAAAACATCAGCAAACGCGCTGCGATTGAGGGAACAAATTCGGCCATCAAAGGATGCCAGGGTGCAAAAAGATTAAGAGTGCGCGGTAAAATCAAATGTACCTTACAAATAGGTTTTAAGGTAATTGGTCATAATTTCAAACAGATATTTAGGGCTTTAACCAAACAGATCAAAAAACCAAAGATAAAAACAAAGGGGTTATTGTGCCCAAATCCAAATTAA
- a CDS encoding HD domain-containing protein, with product MQREEALELLQKHLHNENLFHHSLAVEAIMQGLAESLGEDVEEFALAGLLHDIDYDITVDDLEKHSLLGAQILEENGLPADVVYAVKVHNERHGLERLSLLDRALYAADPVSGFITAAALVRPDKKLAEVQLKSLKKRFKEKAFARGASREQMASCSELGLELDEFLSIALESCKKIAPQLGL from the coding sequence ATGCAAAGAGAGGAAGCTCTGGAATTATTGCAGAAGCACCTGCATAACGAAAATCTCTTCCATCATTCCCTGGCGGTAGAAGCCATAATGCAGGGTTTGGCGGAAAGCTTGGGTGAAGATGTGGAAGAATTCGCCCTGGCCGGACTGCTGCATGATATTGATTATGATATTACGGTAGACGATCTGGAAAAACATTCGCTGTTGGGTGCTCAAATCCTGGAAGAAAACGGCCTGCCTGCGGATGTGGTCTATGCGGTGAAGGTACATAACGAAAGGCACGGCTTGGAGCGCCTGAGCTTGCTGGATCGAGCCCTTTATGCCGCCGACCCGGTAAGCGGCTTCATAACTGCGGCAGCCCTGGTAAGGCCGGATAAGAAACTTGCGGAAGTGCAGCTTAAATCTCTTAAGAAGCGCTTCAAGGAAAAAGCCTTTGCCCGGGGAGCCAGCCGAGAGCAGATGGCTAGCTGCTCTGAGCTGGGATTGGAGTTGGATGAGTTTCTAAGCATAGCCCTGGAAAGCTGTAAAAAGATTGCCCCGCAGCTGGGACTCTAA
- a CDS encoding DUF6544 family protein: MKRGKKNMVWILAVAALIAGILIWFIVPYSPTKAEFAKLTSYQMTKTMTQGGIITSEDIAELPLPVQKHFQYCGYIGKSKMSNMNVHFNDVDFVLTPDKPKLKIKYTQYNFVAEPERFACINTSLYGIPFEGIDAYQNGAGSMKGVIAKTFTLFDQKGEAMDQASLVTCLAESLLLPTLALQEYISWEEIDETHAQAVINYYGISASGIFTFDDNGAMTRFTTNDREYTDTKGNSQKVKWSAVCGDYEEVDGIKYPSNLKAVWHLETGDLVYFDGRDITVKYDVSK, encoded by the coding sequence ATGAAAAGAGGTAAAAAAAATATGGTTTGGATCCTAGCGGTTGCAGCGTTAATTGCCGGCATATTGATATGGTTTATCGTTCCTTATTCACCTACTAAAGCAGAATTTGCTAAATTGACCAGCTATCAAATGACTAAAACGATGACCCAAGGCGGGATTATTACTTCCGAAGATATTGCAGAACTGCCCCTGCCAGTGCAGAAGCATTTTCAGTATTGCGGATATATTGGTAAATCCAAAATGTCGAATATGAATGTGCATTTTAACGATGTTGATTTTGTGTTAACACCAGACAAACCAAAGCTGAAAATAAAATACACCCAGTATAACTTCGTAGCAGAACCAGAAAGATTTGCTTGTATTAATACAAGTTTGTATGGTATCCCTTTCGAAGGTATTGATGCTTACCAGAATGGTGCAGGTTCCATGAAAGGTGTTATTGCCAAAACTTTTACTTTATTTGATCAAAAGGGTGAAGCGATGGATCAAGCCAGTCTGGTTACCTGCCTGGCTGAAAGCTTGCTATTACCTACCTTAGCCCTGCAAGAATATATTAGCTGGGAAGAGATTGACGAAACTCACGCTCAGGCAGTGATAAATTATTACGGAATATCAGCCAGTGGAATCTTTACCTTTGACGATAATGGCGCCATGACCAGGTTCACTACCAATGACCGTGAATATACCGATACCAAAGGCAATAGTCAAAAGGTAAAGTGGTCGGCAGTCTGTGGAGATTATGAAGAGGTTGATGGAATCAAGTATCCATCAAATCTAAAAGCCGTATGGCACTTAGAAACTGGAGACCTGGTATATTTTGATGGCCGAGATATAACCGTAAAATACGATGTGTCCAAGTGA
- a CDS encoding MarR family winged helix-turn-helix transcriptional regulator — protein sequence MNQLEQKAYIFGTIFALSNKLQVIGDKFDKNITIKQWLLLVSISKFEEPPTISEVANYVGYSRQNAKRMAAVLQERGFVTIAKDENDARALRIARTPKCIEYFAGRDQRELEFLEEIFNGFDAELTAGFYQGLSRIEKNIATMIDNDANDS from the coding sequence ATGAATCAATTAGAACAGAAGGCATACATTTTCGGGACGATATTTGCATTGTCAAACAAATTGCAGGTGATTGGGGATAAATTTGATAAAAATATCACCATTAAACAGTGGTTGCTCCTAGTAAGTATTTCAAAATTCGAGGAACCACCGACAATAAGTGAAGTAGCCAACTATGTTGGCTATTCTCGCCAAAATGCCAAGCGAATGGCGGCTGTGCTGCAGGAACGAGGCTTTGTAACCATAGCCAAAGATGAAAACGATGCACGAGCTCTTCGCATTGCACGGACGCCAAAGTGTATAGAATACTTTGCCGGGCGCGATCAGAGGGAATTGGAATTCCTGGAGGAGATTTTCAATGGATTTGATGCTGAATTAACCGCTGGTTTTTATCAGGGCTTATCCAGGATTGAAAAAAATATTGCAACGATGATAGATAATGATGCAAACGACAGCTAA
- the smpB gene encoding SsrA-binding protein SmpB, whose amino-acid sequence MGKKGKGIKPVVDNRRARYEYHIKENLEAGLVLVGTEVKSLRMGKANLRDAYAVVKDGEIWVNNFHISPYDKGNQFNHDPLRPKKLLLHRREINRLYALQREKGLTLIPLKIYFKEGRAKMDLAVAVGKKLYDKREDIASRDAWRDMERSLKERNRA is encoded by the coding sequence ATGGGCAAGAAGGGCAAAGGGATCAAGCCGGTGGTGGACAACCGCCGCGCCCGCTATGAATATCATATTAAAGAAAACCTGGAAGCCGGTCTGGTACTGGTGGGGACCGAAGTCAAATCACTGCGCATGGGTAAAGCCAACCTGCGCGATGCCTATGCTGTGGTTAAGGATGGGGAGATCTGGGTCAATAATTTCCATATCAGCCCCTATGACAAAGGCAACCAGTTCAACCATGATCCTCTGCGGCCCAAAAAGCTACTTTTGCACCGGCGGGAAATAAACCGTCTGTATGCTTTACAGAGGGAAAAAGGCCTGACCCTGATTCCCTTGAAGATTTACTTCAAAGAAGGCCGGGCCAAAATGGATCTGGCGGTAGCAGTAGGGAAAAAACTTTATGACAAGCGCGAGGATATAGCCAGCCGCGATGCCTGGCGCGATATGGAGCGCAGCCTGAAAGAGAGGAACCGTGCTTAG
- a CDS encoding type II toxin-antitoxin system RelE/ParE family toxin encodes MTKLVVLPPAARYLKKLKEKPLKEKFQAIVDQILRNPYYGEPKTGDLSGVYCCDIFHNKTNYELAYTIVEQDGETVVVILAGTRENFYEELKRYMK; translated from the coding sequence ATGACCAAATTAGTCGTTTTGCCTCCTGCCGCACGCTATCTTAAAAAGCTTAAAGAGAAACCGCTAAAAGAAAAATTTCAAGCCATTGTCGATCAGATTCTAAGGAATCCTTATTATGGTGAACCTAAAACCGGTGATCTTAGCGGCGTATATTGCTGCGATATCTTCCACAATAAAACCAACTACGAGTTGGCCTATACCATTGTTGAACAAGATGGCGAAACCGTTGTTGTTATCCTTGCAGGCACCCGCGAAAACTTCTATGAAGAACTGAAGCGCTACATGAAGTAA
- a CDS encoding serine hydrolase domain-containing protein, translated as MKKLKTPWFYVVVAIFMIFPSIAFGENDIYTDVKKSANELAEVLVNDYNVSGVQYALISDGKIVVSGTSGIFHKANVKTLDNKSIFGIGSISKMFPTTAIMLLSDQGKLNLDEPVATYLPEFKMADERYKEITVRMLLNHSSGIMGSLYVNSGMYDYPTTLNHDNFLKELAQQKLKGDPGEFSVYCNDGFTLAELVVEKVSGMSFSEFIKKNITEPLGMTNTKTPQDDFDRNRLARTFKNEEETPIETLNMIGAGGVYSTAEDLCRLGQAYMNDPGYAAAAKLLSQEAKTRTMQKEYLRGIGPEQNEGLFGYGLGWDSVDAYPYSQYNIQALIKGGDTGLYHGSMIVLPEYNMAFAAVLSGGSSFCGQVMGQTLLLKTLLAENDITKIIPPGDLQAPVLSSMPLEQTSYAGIYANNAMVMNVSVGTEGKITISALSHKDIPDEIYLYTSEGVFVNEDGSKKLTFVNEANGKTYIQINQIFNLPNLGQTIMTSYEYEKIEPNIIDDVSQKAWDERNGTKY; from the coding sequence ATGAAAAAACTAAAAACACCTTGGTTTTATGTAGTGGTGGCAATATTTATGATCTTTCCAAGCATCGCATTTGGTGAAAACGATATTTATACTGATGTCAAAAAATCAGCAAATGAATTGGCTGAAGTTCTTGTAAATGACTATAATGTTTCAGGAGTTCAGTATGCATTGATTTCTGATGGGAAAATTGTCGTTTCAGGTACATCCGGAATCTTTCACAAAGCTAATGTCAAGACCTTAGATAATAAATCAATATTTGGAATAGGTTCAATAAGCAAAATGTTTCCTACCACTGCCATAATGCTGCTTTCAGATCAAGGTAAATTGAACTTAGATGAACCAGTCGCAACCTATCTTCCAGAATTTAAAATGGCAGATGAACGCTATAAAGAAATAACTGTAAGGATGCTTTTAAACCATTCTTCGGGAATAATGGGTAGCCTCTATGTTAACAGTGGAATGTATGATTACCCAACTACACTTAATCATGATAATTTTTTAAAAGAGCTTGCCCAACAAAAATTAAAGGGAGATCCAGGAGAATTTTCAGTTTATTGCAATGACGGATTTACCCTGGCAGAGCTTGTTGTTGAAAAGGTTAGCGGCATGAGTTTTTCAGAATTTATAAAGAAAAATATTACGGAACCTCTTGGCATGACTAATACCAAAACACCTCAAGATGACTTTGATAGAAATCGTCTTGCAAGAACATTTAAAAATGAAGAAGAAACACCTATTGAAACTTTAAATATGATCGGAGCAGGCGGAGTATACTCAACAGCTGAAGACTTATGCCGATTGGGACAAGCCTATATGAACGACCCGGGATATGCAGCTGCGGCAAAACTATTATCTCAGGAGGCAAAGACCAGGACGATGCAAAAAGAGTATCTGAGGGGTATAGGGCCTGAACAAAACGAAGGACTTTTTGGCTATGGTTTAGGCTGGGATTCAGTTGATGCATATCCATACAGCCAATATAATATTCAAGCATTAATAAAGGGCGGTGATACAGGCTTGTATCATGGCAGCATGATAGTGCTTCCTGAATACAATATGGCTTTTGCGGCTGTGTTATCAGGCGGTTCCAGCTTTTGCGGACAAGTAATGGGTCAAACATTGCTTCTTAAAACCTTGTTAGCCGAAAATGATATTACAAAAATTATTCCACCTGGAGACCTTCAAGCACCAGTCTTATCCTCGATGCCATTAGAACAAACTTCATATGCAGGTATCTATGCTAACAACGCCATGGTTATGAATGTAAGTGTTGGAACAGAGGGGAAAATCACTATTTCGGCTTTATCGCATAAAGATATACCTGATGAAATTTATCTTTATACATCTGAAGGTGTATTTGTCAACGAAGATGGTAGCAAAAAGTTGACTTTTGTGAATGAGGCAAATGGAAAAACATATATACAGATCAACCAAATTTTTAATTTGCCTAATTTGGGACAGACGATTATGACTTCATATGAGTATGAGAAAATAGAGCCTAATATTATAGATGATGTATCGCAAAAAGCATGGGATGAACGAAACGGAACAAAATATTGA
- a CDS encoding CPBP family intramembrane glutamic endopeptidase, whose amino-acid sequence MVDSVLTEQPEGDSLGMGVWLVLPMLTALVIILISRFSWKELGLKPNFKGNVKWYLASILIFPVVTAIVMLIGATTNWIDLSAFALRPFIVAFGSTMFVNFIIDIFEETAWRGYLTSQLLKLNLNDWKLYLIVGCVWAAWHIPYYLVFLPEADIQAVMPVSRAIYVVVAFTTFLCWTVMFTELFRVTKSVWPCVILHTVEDSLINLLVISGYISIAVGKEILVSPINGIIASILYLAVGLGIRAYRIKAYGMRSDQILISKECSG is encoded by the coding sequence TTGGTTGATTCTGTCCTCACCGAGCAGCCCGAAGGTGATTCTCTTGGTATGGGTGTATGGTTGGTATTACCTATGCTGACTGCCTTGGTAATCATTTTAATTTCACGGTTCAGTTGGAAAGAGCTTGGCTTAAAACCGAACTTTAAAGGCAATGTAAAATGGTACCTGGCTTCGATTCTTATTTTCCCGGTTGTAACAGCCATCGTTATGCTAATTGGAGCAACCACGAATTGGATAGACTTGTCCGCATTTGCTCTCAGACCTTTTATTGTCGCGTTTGGCAGTACTATGTTCGTTAATTTTATTATTGATATCTTTGAAGAGACTGCCTGGCGCGGTTATCTGACTTCCCAACTTCTCAAACTAAATCTTAATGACTGGAAGCTATATCTTATCGTCGGCTGTGTGTGGGCCGCATGGCATATTCCATATTATTTGGTTTTTTTGCCGGAGGCAGATATACAAGCGGTAATGCCAGTCAGTCGGGCTATCTATGTTGTCGTTGCTTTTACCACTTTCTTATGCTGGACGGTGATGTTTACTGAACTTTTCCGGGTAACAAAGTCAGTCTGGCCCTGTGTTATATTGCATACGGTGGAGGATTCACTTATAAATTTGTTAGTTATATCAGGTTATATCAGCATTGCTGTCGGAAAAGAAATACTGGTTTCCCCTATCAATGGAATCATTGCTTCAATTTTGTATTTAGCTGTTGGGCTGGGAATAAGAGCCTATAGAATAAAAGCTTATGGAATGCGATCAGACCAAATCCTTATTAGTAAAGAGTGTTCGGGATGA